Part of the Virgibacillus necropolis genome, ATTATTTCTTCATTTGTCAACAAAATGTGTCACCTTCCCTTTACTAGCATTGACTGTATAACACTATCCAACGCTAGTATAACATAAATCAGGTAAAATCTAAGTGATAAGCGTCTACGAATGATCTTTCCTACTATTCGTCCTTATCCTCTTCTACATCCTCTGTTACATAACGTAATACCCCTTCATAAATGCTTGCAGCCATTTTTTCTTGGTAGTCATCTTTCTTTAACAATTCGCGTTCTTGTTCATTTGATAAAAAACCAATTTCAACAAGCGCACCTGGTGCTTCGGCATGCTTTAATAAATACATCCCCTTTAATGGAAGCGCAGTTCGATCCGTGTTTTCTAAGTTACGAATGATTTCAGCTTGAATCAGTTTAGCTAGATGTTTGCTTTTATCTGATTTTGGATAATAAAAGGTTTGAGCCCCACTCCATTTAGTTGAAGGTAATGCATTTAAATGAACGGATATAAAAAAGTCTGCCTCTTTATCCTTTATCATCTGGAGACGATTTCGAATATCCTCAGCCTTACGTCGTGCCAGG contains:
- the cwlD gene encoding N-acetylmuramoyl-L-alanine amidase CwlD, producing MKRLGNVVIWCFGFAVLLVLISQPIGSPVSTWSSWSLPLAGKTIVLDPGHGGPDGGAVGKDKTLEKGITLTVAKKLQNYLQQTGAVVYLTRNKDTDLADSNTKGLARRKAEDIRNRLQMIKDKEADFFISVHLNALPSTKWSGAQTFYYPKSDKSKHLAKLIQAEIIRNLENTDRTALPLKGMYLLKHAEAPGALVEIGFLSNEQERELLKKDDYQEKMAASIYEGVLRYVTEDVEEDKDE